A single genomic interval of Spinacia oleracea cultivar Varoflay chromosome 6, BTI_SOV_V1, whole genome shotgun sequence harbors:
- the LOC130463657 gene encoding uncharacterized protein, protein MKLNPKRCVFGVKGGKCLGFLVDERGIEANPDKIQALLDMKSPRSVKEVQRLTGCIAALGRFLSRSADKSLAFFKVLKGAGFSWNAEAEAAFQQLKAHLSTIPKLVSPLAGETLYLYLGITEYALSAVLVAEREKQQHPVYFISHAFRGAEAKYPLIEKLVYALVMASRKLKPYFQAHPIKVLTSQPLRKVIESRNHSNRMTEWANQLSDFGLEYEPRRAIKAQALADFIVECTNRPPERETTSQKSWELYVDGSATRTGCGAGILIKTPNGDRLEYAVKFSFLASNNESEYEALILGIQMCQAAGAVSVQAKSDSQLIVGQIQGDFEAKEDSMKMYLSKARKVIDQLQGFTIQHIPRSENQQADALSRLASSAEGMEPRTIIWEVLQEPNINVEAFMSLDRGPDWMEKIIKYKRDNVLPDSEKEAASIKKQADWFLWHDEALYKISYTHPLLKCVTPEEGNYILREIHQGACGSHQGARTIAGKALRSGFYWPTLRNDATDLVKRCVDAKSLLISPECRPMT, encoded by the coding sequence ATGAAGCTCAATCCAAAGAGATGCGTATTTGGAGTCAAAGGTGGGAAGTGCCTCGGATTCCTTGTGGATGAAAGGGGAATAGAAGCAAATCCTGACAAAATACAGGCGCTCCTCGACATGAAATCCCCCCGGTCAGTCAAGGAAGTCCAAAGACTCACTGGATGCATAGCAGCCCTCGGCAGGTTCTTGTCCCGATCGGCCGATAAAAGTCTGGCTTTCTTCAAAGTACTGAAAGGAGCGGGGTTTAGTTGGAATGCCGAAGCCGAGGCCGCTTTCCAACAACTGAAGGCGCATCTCTCGACCATTCCCAAGTTGGTCTCGCCATTAGCAGGGGAAACTTTATACCTTTACTTGGGCATCACTGAGTATGCACTTAGCGCGGTCCTTGTCGCCGAAAGAGAGAAACAGCAACACCCAGTATACTTCATCAGCCATGCATTCCGAGGAGCAGAAGCCAAGTACCCACTCATTGAGAAATTGGTATACGCCCTAGTAATGGCCAGTCGAAAACTCAAACCATACTTCCAGGCACATCCAATCAAGGTACTGACAAGCCAACCTCTGAGAAAGGTCATTGAGAGTCGAAATCACTCGAACCGCATGACTGAATGGGCAAACCAGCTCTCGGATTTCGGCCTGGAATATGAGCCGAGAAgggcaatcaaagcacaagcccTTGCCGATTTTATCGTCGAATGCACCAATCGGCCACCCGAAAGAGAAACGACGAGCCAAAAGTCGTGGGAACTCTATGTTGATGGGTCGGCCACTAGGACAGGATGTGGAGCGGGCATACTGATCAAAACACCCAACGGTGATCGGCTCGAATATGCTGTTAAGTTCTCATTCCTAGCCTCCAATAATGAGTCAGAGTATGAAGCGCTCATCCTCGGAATTCAAATGTGTCAAGCCGCGGGGGCTGTCTCTGTGCAAGCCAAGTCCGACTCACAACTCATTGTCGGACAAATTCAAGGGGATTTCGAAGCTAAAGAAGACAGCATGAAAATGTACCTGTCAAAGGCAAGGAAAGTCATCGACCAACTGCAGGGTTTCACCATCCAACACATTCCCCGGTCAGAAAACCAACAAGCCGATGCCCTTTCAAGGTTAGCGAGTTCCGCAGAGGGGATGGAGCCTAGGACAATTATTTGGGAAGTTCTCCAAGAGCCTAACATAAATGTCGAGGCATTCATGAGCTTAGACAGAGGTCCAGATTGGATGGAGAAAATCATAAAGTACAAAAGAGACAACGTGCTCCCTGACAGTGAAAAAGAGGCGGCATCGATCAAGAAGCAAGCAGATTGGTTCCTTTGGCATGATGAGGCTCTCTACAAGATTTCATACACCCACCCCTTGCTCAAATGTGTCACCCCAGAGGAAGGAAATTACATACTCCGGGAAATACATCAAGGGGCGTGCGGGAGCCACCAAGGGGCAAGAACCATTGCAGGAAAAGCGCTCCGGTCGGGTTTCTATTGGCCAACTTTAAGAAATGATGCAACAGACCTAGTTAAAAGATGTGTCGATGCCAAGAGTTTGCTAATCTCACCCGAATGCCGGCCAATGACCTAA